The following proteins are co-located in the Chryseobacterium daecheongense genome:
- a CDS encoding TonB-dependent receptor translates to MKKTTICILSAILMSSITLVDAQKTKNKPSDSTSKKVKDLEEIVLVGFGKQKKGTVSGSIASVDKKILQDRPTTSLTASLQGALPGVTIKSSLGDVGSVPTLNVRGRSVAGNSPLYIIDGIPSSAADFSRLSPADIENISILKDASASIYGARAGYGVVLVETKKGGGGKMSIGYNMYNGYQTPTYLPKYVDAVEYMKLKNEAYYNANNNVGHFSQYTQDQINLTAAGTDTDRYPNTDWYKATYRRMANVLNNEINISGGDKTRYFASLGYLKQESLSPTKGMDRYSFRTNTSSKLSDKLTVNSNISFIKQMINDQGGVINTGELARITPTMVLRQSNGWWGSVNAGKVDNTFANTNPVRNNVEGGDSKSNDQKFMGALSANYTPVKGLNVNAQINYSNWNYRLGTFVNTLNPVYNFLTNVPISSTARAINNYSESWNSDELLNTQVLISYEKNISSHYFKLLGGTSYEDYTTRSISGKKSNIPKDGLHSLSALSTLDGTLDELNSNTQQYAFQSVFARINYNYQEKYFLEGIIRADASSRFAKENRWGYFPAVMASWRLDKENFIKNLSFINTLKLRGSYGSTGSINTIGYYDNQTYMDNTSTVLGNTIVGGVVPGKLGFLGIGWETIVTKNIGLDGSLFNNAFTFSVDLYNRLTKGALMSNQLEYETGVAENQAPPINAGNVENKGIEITLGYNKNFENGDFYINANFAKNRNNILSLINSKTLYNDYWITQVGGSIGDFYGYKTAGLLTQEDINNNYPKLYSNSQVGDIKYVDINGDGVVDEKDRTVIGNDVPSLTYGLSIGGRYKNFDLSVVGQGVANVKVYLDKESSQAFFNGAGAKQYVSDNRWTPENPNPNALYPRILPSGGGTQNIGVISDYWLFDASYFRIKSITLGYSIPKETISRIGLTKFRIYANLENYFTLRGDKRMKDFDPEMPSSRSTYPYLKTISFGINATF, encoded by the coding sequence ATGAAGAAAACTACAATTTGTATTTTGAGTGCAATTTTAATGTCATCTATCACATTAGTGGATGCACAAAAAACTAAAAACAAACCTTCGGACTCTACCTCTAAAAAAGTAAAAGATCTGGAAGAAATTGTTTTAGTAGGATTCGGAAAACAGAAAAAAGGAACTGTTTCCGGATCTATAGCTTCTGTTGATAAAAAGATACTACAGGATCGCCCAACAACAAGCTTAACAGCAAGTCTGCAAGGTGCTTTACCAGGAGTTACAATTAAGTCTTCTTTGGGAGATGTAGGTTCTGTTCCTACCTTGAATGTAAGGGGAAGGAGTGTTGCTGGTAATTCTCCACTCTATATTATAGATGGTATTCCCTCTAGTGCTGCAGATTTTTCCAGATTAAGCCCAGCTGATATTGAAAATATAAGCATTTTAAAAGATGCTTCAGCATCTATCTATGGTGCAAGAGCTGGCTATGGGGTTGTTCTTGTTGAGACTAAAAAAGGCGGTGGAGGTAAGATGAGTATAGGTTATAATATGTATAATGGTTATCAGACGCCCACCTATTTGCCTAAGTATGTAGATGCTGTTGAATATATGAAACTGAAAAATGAAGCATATTATAACGCTAATAATAATGTTGGTCATTTTTCTCAATATACGCAAGATCAAATAAATCTTACAGCTGCCGGTACAGACACCGACAGATACCCAAACACAGACTGGTATAAAGCAACTTATCGAAGAATGGCAAATGTGCTTAATAATGAGATAAATATATCAGGTGGAGATAAAACTCGTTACTTTGCAAGTTTAGGGTATTTGAAACAGGAGTCTCTATCACCTACAAAGGGTATGGATAGATATTCTTTTAGGACAAATACATCCTCTAAATTGAGTGATAAACTTACAGTAAATTCTAATATATCATTTATCAAACAAATGATCAATGATCAGGGCGGTGTTATTAATACTGGAGAATTAGCAAGAATAACTCCTACTATGGTATTAAGACAATCCAATGGATGGTGGGGATCTGTTAATGCGGGTAAAGTAGATAATACATTTGCAAATACCAATCCTGTAAGAAACAATGTAGAGGGAGGAGATTCTAAGTCAAATGATCAAAAATTTATGGGGGCATTATCTGCCAATTACACTCCTGTAAAAGGATTAAATGTAAATGCTCAAATTAACTATTCAAATTGGAACTATCGTTTAGGGACTTTTGTAAATACACTAAACCCCGTATACAATTTTTTAACTAATGTTCCTATTAGTTCAACTGCGAGAGCAATTAATAACTATTCTGAGTCCTGGAATTCTGATGAATTACTTAATACTCAGGTCCTGATAAGTTATGAAAAAAACATATCATCACATTATTTTAAATTGTTGGGAGGTACTTCGTATGAAGATTATACAACCAGATCCATATCTGGTAAAAAATCCAATATACCAAAAGATGGATTACATTCTTTAAGTGCTCTTAGTACCCTTGACGGAACCTTAGATGAATTAAATTCTAATACTCAGCAATATGCTTTCCAGTCTGTTTTCGCTCGTATCAATTATAATTATCAGGAAAAATATTTTTTAGAAGGTATTATAAGGGCAGATGCATCTTCACGTTTTGCTAAAGAAAATAGATGGGGATATTTTCCTGCAGTTATGGCTTCCTGGAGATTAGATAAGGAGAATTTCATAAAAAATCTGAGTTTTATCAATACACTAAAATTAAGAGGTTCTTATGGCAGCACCGGATCTATCAATACCATTGGTTATTATGACAATCAGACCTATATGGATAATACTTCTACAGTTCTGGGGAATACTATAGTAGGGGGAGTGGTACCGGGTAAGCTTGGATTTTTGGGCATAGGCTGGGAAACAATTGTTACCAAAAATATAGGTCTGGACGGATCTTTATTCAATAACGCTTTCACTTTCTCGGTAGATTTATATAACCGTCTTACAAAAGGAGCATTAATGAGCAACCAATTAGAATATGAAACTGGTGTAGCAGAAAACCAAGCACCGCCCATTAATGCGGGTAATGTGGAAAATAAAGGGATAGAAATTACTTTGGGATATAATAAAAATTTTGAAAATGGGGACTTTTACATCAATGCAAATTTTGCTAAAAACCGAAATAATATTCTTTCACTCATCAATAGTAAGACCTTATATAATGATTATTGGATAACACAAGTAGGAGGCTCAATTGGTGATTTCTACGGATATAAGACTGCAGGTCTCCTAACCCAAGAAGATATCAACAATAATTATCCTAAATTATATAGTAACTCTCAAGTTGGTGATATAAAATATGTAGATATTAATGGAGATGGAGTTGTTGATGAAAAAGATAGAACAGTAATAGGAAATGATGTTCCAAGTCTTACCTATGGTCTAAGTATAGGGGGTAGATACAAAAATTTTGATCTTAGCGTAGTGGGTCAGGGGGTGGCTAATGTTAAGGTATATCTGGATAAAGAATCTTCTCAGGCATTTTTTAATGGTGCCGGTGCAAAACAATATGTTTCAGATAACAGATGGACTCCGGAAAACCCGAATCCTAATGCCCTGTATCCTAGAATACTGCCATCAGGAGGAGGAACTCAAAATATAGGTGTTATTTCAGATTATTGGCTTTTTGATGCAAGTTACTTTAGAATTAAGTCTATTACTTTGGGATATTCTATTCCTAAGGAAACAATTAGCCGCATAGGACTGACAAAATTCAGAATATATGCCAACTTAGAGAATTACTTTACATTGAGGGGAGATAAACGAATGAAAGATTTTGATCCTGAAATGCCCAGTAGCCGTTCAACATATCCATATTTAAAAACCATATCGTTTGGTATCAATGCAACTTTTTAA
- a CDS encoding M60 family metallopeptidase yields MKNNYFILSFLLVLQTAFAQQYKMPVAYVNSLQPAQSGQEAGQSIDNNVNTLYHSQYNLSTALPDQLNFKFSNRVKSIKRLVYKPRTTGPNGIWTSVKVSYSTQSDPTVFITATGVISWAADNTAKTIDLPTAIVHPAVIRIDVLSAQNNFSSCAEMEFYSTEQMDPVQTECTLATNEFSAYADIPVLPQVAGSSASSFQSGENIEKSFDGDVSTLYHCSWNATAATFPISLIYKFNGQTAINYLRYTPRQDGGPNGLFGNVKISYNTISNPAYITISTQNFGQTSAIKTVNFPSAITPLTIKIEVLDGKNNFASCAEMEFFQTSSNSFNPSAYSNIFNDSIFSALKTTVTQQDIDAISSPFIKGLAQCLFNNTYNKKYRVQTFTAYKTIESINTQYKIGNYNGYENPTGIAFQPNTTAIVFAKDITSENKVYLKIRDFATEGASPEKTYELKNGINILAIANTGLGYISYYTDNVNAAPVTVNITAGIVNGIYKKGTTPTEWAEMLTNDVYPKIDIEGYYTKLVTNKSAVSNFHFTTAQPLIDKYDAIAKSEREMMGFYKFNKNFKNRQLVYMESTGGWFAGGLGVHLDLTWGLSNSTSASGLDIWGVGHELGHINQVRPGLKWVGTTEITNNLYSLWAYYNMYLPTGSNRFTRLEGEIADKTAFPKVAGNRFGEIIIQTQINGKSIMDQFRTDYVNPADANFRSLIPFWQLELYYQLAGASKGAATLAFDSDMSDEDTPTVTPTGPGVDYAHWFATVAEKVRNTNESQFTQGQLVMNFVKNACDAVQEDLTDFFTSTGFLKPINGIISDYTNAQMTITQSMIDDVKSYVLAKGYAKPVSPVINYLSANSVNAFKNMQPVSGITGVGAQITTNTQGQFLLVDNSKWNNAVAFETYNSSSQLISVSIVGTGDTTLTNTYVDYPSNAMKVYAVGYNGQKILVYPAITLVVDDIKRNNNEFTVYPNPLKNGQKLVIDFKNSKENLKAGLYDVTGKPLILAKGSLREINKEINDKIQDLKTGIYVVSINDGTNTYQSKIIKE; encoded by the coding sequence ATGAAAAACAATTATTTTATTCTCTCATTTCTACTCGTTTTACAGACAGCTTTCGCACAGCAGTATAAGATGCCTGTAGCATATGTAAATTCGTTACAGCCCGCACAATCAGGACAGGAGGCTGGACAGAGTATTGATAATAATGTGAATACTCTTTATCATTCTCAATATAATTTGAGCACAGCACTTCCGGACCAGTTAAATTTCAAATTTTCCAACCGGGTAAAAAGTATAAAAAGGTTAGTCTACAAACCTAGAACAACGGGCCCAAACGGAATCTGGACAAGTGTGAAAGTTTCTTATTCTACCCAATCCGATCCTACAGTTTTTATAACAGCAACCGGGGTTATTTCCTGGGCAGCTGATAATACGGCAAAAACTATAGATTTGCCGACAGCAATAGTTCATCCTGCTGTTATTAGGATTGATGTCCTCAGTGCCCAAAATAATTTTTCAAGTTGTGCTGAGATGGAATTTTATTCTACAGAACAGATGGATCCTGTACAAACAGAATGTACACTGGCAACTAATGAGTTTTCAGCTTATGCAGATATCCCAGTATTGCCTCAGGTGGCAGGATCTTCGGCCTCAAGTTTCCAATCGGGAGAAAATATAGAGAAATCCTTTGATGGTGATGTAAGTACACTTTATCATTGTAGTTGGAATGCAACAGCAGCTACTTTTCCTATTTCTCTAATTTACAAGTTTAATGGACAAACAGCTATAAATTATTTAAGGTACACACCCAGACAGGATGGCGGACCAAACGGACTTTTTGGAAATGTAAAAATAAGTTATAATACAATTTCTAATCCAGCATACATTACTATTTCTACTCAAAATTTTGGGCAGACATCTGCAATAAAAACGGTAAATTTTCCTTCCGCCATTACTCCTTTAACTATAAAAATTGAAGTTCTTGATGGCAAAAATAACTTTGCAAGCTGTGCCGAAATGGAATTTTTTCAGACGAGTTCTAATAGTTTTAATCCTTCAGCTTATTCAAATATTTTTAATGATTCTATTTTCAGTGCTTTAAAAACAACTGTAACCCAGCAGGATATTGATGCCATTTCCTCACCTTTCATAAAAGGATTAGCTCAGTGTTTATTTAATAATACCTACAATAAAAAATATAGGGTACAGACTTTTACGGCATACAAGACAATTGAATCAATAAATACCCAATATAAAATTGGAAATTATAACGGATATGAAAACCCTACAGGGATAGCATTTCAGCCTAATACCACTGCTATTGTTTTTGCGAAAGATATTACCTCTGAAAACAAAGTTTACTTAAAAATAAGAGATTTTGCTACTGAAGGGGCGTCTCCTGAAAAAACATACGAACTAAAAAATGGAATAAATATCCTCGCTATTGCTAATACAGGTTTGGGATATATTTCATATTACACTGATAATGTAAATGCCGCCCCGGTAACTGTAAATATCACAGCAGGTATTGTAAATGGTATTTATAAAAAAGGTACAACCCCTACAGAATGGGCAGAAATGCTGACTAATGATGTCTATCCAAAAATTGATATAGAAGGTTATTATACAAAACTGGTTACCAATAAGTCTGCGGTAAGCAATTTCCATTTCACAACCGCCCAGCCTTTGATAGATAAGTATGATGCAATTGCCAAGTCTGAAAGAGAAATGATGGGCTTCTATAAATTCAATAAAAACTTTAAAAACAGGCAGCTTGTTTATATGGAATCTACAGGAGGATGGTTTGCAGGAGGTTTAGGAGTTCATTTAGATCTTACTTGGGGATTATCCAATTCAACTTCAGCATCAGGACTTGATATTTGGGGTGTGGGACATGAATTAGGTCATATCAACCAGGTAAGGCCAGGACTAAAATGGGTTGGTACAACAGAAATCACTAACAATTTATACTCATTGTGGGCCTATTATAATATGTACTTACCTACAGGGAGTAACAGATTTACAAGGCTGGAAGGTGAAATTGCCGATAAAACAGCCTTTCCTAAAGTAGCTGGAAACAGATTTGGAGAAATTATTATTCAGACACAAATTAACGGGAAGAGTATTATGGATCAATTCAGAACAGATTATGTGAATCCCGCTGATGCGAATTTCAGAAGCCTTATTCCATTTTGGCAATTAGAATTGTATTATCAATTGGCAGGCGCTTCAAAAGGTGCTGCAACCCTTGCATTTGATTCAGATATGTCTGATGAAGATACCCCTACAGTTACCCCTACAGGTCCGGGAGTAGATTATGCACATTGGTTTGCTACAGTAGCTGAGAAAGTAAGAAATACAAACGAAAGCCAGTTTACCCAAGGGCAATTGGTGATGAATTTTGTAAAAAATGCCTGTGACGCCGTACAAGAGGACCTTACGGATTTCTTCACTAGCACCGGTTTTTTAAAGCCAATAAACGGTATCATATCAGATTACACCAATGCTCAAATGACAATTACCCAAAGCATGATTGATGATGTGAAAAGCTATGTCCTGGCAAAGGGATATGCCAAACCTGTATCTCCGGTCATCAATTATCTTTCAGCTAATAGTGTAAATGCATTCAAGAATATGCAGCCTGTTTCAGGGATTACGGGTGTTGGTGCACAGATCACAACCAATACACAAGGACAGTTCTTATTGGTAGATAATTCTAAATGGAATAATGCTGTTGCCTTTGAAACCTATAATTCAAGTAGCCAGCTAATCAGTGTTTCTATTGTAGGAACAGGAGATACTACATTGACAAATACTTATGTAGATTATCCTTCGAACGCAATGAAGGTGTATGCCGTGGGATACAATGGACAAAAAATACTGGTTTATCCGGCAATTACATTAGTTGTTGATGATATTAAGAGAAATAATAATGAATTTACTGTTTATCCGAATCCTTTAAAAAATGGCCAAAAATTAGTTATTGATTTTAAAAATTCAAAAGAAAATCTGAAAGCAGGATTGTATGATGTGACTGGGAAGCCACTTATTTTAGCAAAAGGCTCTTTAAGAGAGATAAATAAGGAAATTAACGATAAAATTCAAGATTTGAAAACTGGAATTTATGTTGTTTCAATAAATGATGGAACCAATACCTATCAATCTAAGATTATTAAAGAATAA
- a CDS encoding LuxR C-terminal-related transcriptional regulator yields the protein MSENVNSFFFAEPAMKEASNEESLPVNNYLEVTDALSRAIYMSVFIIDYQKRNFEYVSENPLFLCGNTPEEVKKMGYDFYFKYVQKSDADLLSKINRLGSEFYERIPAEERKYYTLSYDIHLLNNNKAILVNQKLTPLFLTDEGKIWKAMGVVSLSTNTDSGNITILRQGTNDYWWYDTQREMWRNEEKIKLTEREMDVLRYYAQGYTINKIAEKIFVSPDTIKFYRRKLFEKMQVSNISEALAFVTNNKLL from the coding sequence ATGAGTGAAAATGTTAATAGCTTCTTTTTTGCTGAACCTGCAATGAAAGAGGCTTCAAATGAAGAGTCTTTACCAGTGAATAATTATCTTGAGGTAACAGATGCATTATCAAGGGCAATTTATATGAGCGTGTTCATTATTGATTATCAAAAAAGAAATTTTGAATACGTTTCTGAGAATCCATTATTCCTTTGTGGTAATACCCCCGAAGAGGTTAAAAAAATGGGGTATGACTTTTATTTTAAATATGTTCAGAAAAGTGATGCTGATTTATTATCGAAGATCAATAGGCTCGGTTCTGAATTTTATGAGAGAATTCCTGCAGAAGAAAGAAAATACTACACGCTTTCATATGATATTCATCTGTTGAATAATAATAAGGCCATCCTGGTTAATCAAAAACTGACTCCTCTCTTTTTAACCGATGAAGGAAAAATATGGAAAGCTATGGGAGTGGTTTCTTTGTCCACAAATACGGATTCCGGAAATATAACTATTTTAAGGCAGGGGACAAATGATTATTGGTGGTATGATACTCAAAGAGAAATGTGGAGAAATGAGGAAAAGATTAAGTTAACAGAAAGGGAAATGGATGTTTTGCGATATTATGCACAGGGTTATACAATCAATAAGATTGCAGAGAAAATTTTTGTATCACCGGATACCATTAAGTTTTATCGAAGAAAGTTGTTTGAAAAAATGCAGGTAAGTAATATCTCAGAAGCTTTAGCTTTCGTAACGAATAATAAATTGTTGTAA
- a CDS encoding DUF3472 domain-containing protein — MRTKKLTNTFLGVALLIFQSCAETTVVAEDTVTTQKSASALKTTSSFNVPVAGNSFITVKPSGASEVITSTKLGNWTNSNTVISTYFKVGNTGALHIGLKASVPSGTSTVKVTIGNTSKNVTLTGSAYTDYSVGDFTISSPGYVKVDLQGVTKTGGYFADVTDITFSGAASTGTNIYSNDPSYYYWARRGPSCHLNYTIPTTSNVSYYYNEVTVPAGEDKIGSYFMANGFSAGYFGMQVNSATERRILFSVWSPFDTDDPNNVPPDHKIILNRAGTGVTVGEFGNEGSGGQSYYKYNWTAGQTYKFLLKGEPDGSGKTDFTAWFLSPDTTTWKLIASWKRPQTSTYLKSFYSFVENFNPENGYQGRKAEFKNQWARTSDGNWIAISGAKFSVDNTYNAQQRIDAMGGTSGNAFFLQNGGFFNTVVAPGSQFSVTAPTQAPNINFSTLP, encoded by the coding sequence ATGAGGACAAAAAAATTAACAAATACCTTTTTAGGTGTTGCCCTACTTATTTTTCAGTCGTGTGCAGAAACCACTGTAGTAGCGGAGGACACTGTTACTACACAAAAAAGCGCTTCAGCTTTAAAAACCACGTCTTCCTTCAATGTTCCGGTCGCAGGAAATTCTTTTATAACAGTAAAGCCTTCGGGTGCATCCGAAGTTATTACTTCTACAAAATTGGGTAACTGGACTAATTCCAACACTGTGATCAGTACTTATTTCAAGGTGGGCAATACCGGAGCCTTACATATCGGACTAAAAGCTTCTGTCCCTTCCGGTACCAGCACAGTAAAAGTAACAATCGGTAACACATCCAAAAATGTTACTTTAACTGGATCAGCTTATACGGATTATTCTGTTGGAGATTTTACTATTTCCTCTCCGGGTTATGTAAAAGTTGATCTTCAGGGCGTCACCAAAACAGGCGGATACTTTGCAGATGTTACGGATATTACTTTTAGTGGAGCAGCTTCTACCGGAACCAATATTTACAGTAATGATCCTTCCTACTATTATTGGGCACGCAGAGGGCCGTCATGCCATCTGAACTATACAATTCCAACAACCAGTAATGTGAGCTATTACTACAATGAAGTAACTGTTCCGGCCGGAGAAGACAAGATAGGCTCTTATTTTATGGCAAACGGGTTTAGTGCCGGCTATTTTGGAATGCAGGTAAACTCTGCTACAGAAAGAAGAATCCTTTTCTCCGTATGGAGTCCGTTTGACACAGATGATCCGAATAATGTTCCTCCTGATCATAAAATCATTTTAAACAGAGCCGGAACCGGAGTAACAGTTGGAGAATTCGGCAATGAAGGTTCGGGAGGCCAAAGCTATTATAAATACAACTGGACAGCAGGACAAACCTATAAATTCCTGTTAAAAGGAGAGCCGGATGGTAGTGGAAAAACTGATTTTACAGCCTGGTTCTTATCGCCTGATACCACAACATGGAAACTTATTGCCAGCTGGAAGAGACCTCAAACCAGCACTTATCTTAAGAGCTTCTACAGTTTTGTTGAAAATTTTAATCCGGAGAATGGATATCAGGGACGAAAAGCAGAATTCAAAAATCAATGGGCAAGAACTTCGGATGGCAACTGGATCGCTATTTCAGGAGCAAAATTCAGTGTAGACAATACCTACAATGCACAACAAAGAATAGATGCAATGGGAGGAACGAGTGGCAATGCTTTCTTTTTACAAAATGGAGGATTCTTTAATACTGTTGTTGCGCCTGGCTCTCAATTTTCTGTTACTGCGCCTACCCAGGCTCCGAATATCAATTTTTCGACACTTCCTTAA
- a CDS encoding peptidase domain-containing ABC transporter, with protein sequence MKFIPQHDKMDCGPSCLAMITAYYGKAYGLQYLRDHCFISKEGVSILSMNNAASKLGFKTLVTQLSIGDLKNEFLPCVIHWNQNHFVVLTKISKYFYNKEKIYTIADPAHGIIKLPETEFKKAWLKNSDKGIVLLLEPTETFFQNNNIKDKKVSLQYIYQYLSPHKKQFIWLSFILLLGTLATLAFPILTQKLIDDGVNKKNLNIITYILLAQLAFFLGNIILGVFRNWIMLSVGSKLNIKIISEFLKKLMSLPIKFFDTKFMGDFNQRIQDHERIELFLTSQSLSTLFSMITFSVFFVVLWTYDFRILATYFVLTIISVIWSLYWLKKIKSLDYFRFREKSENQESIYEIINGISEMKLNQFEEHKRKEWEEIQQKLFKVNIRILKLDQIQLSGFEFINQLKNIIVTFLAASFVVKGHMTLGALLSVSYIIGQMNSPVSQLISFFKSLQDAKLSLSRLNEVQNHPEEEQEDLLPLMNEKYTTQNGIEKGIYFKNVSFQYEGPQSPFVLKDIDLFIPQGKVTAIVGASGSGKTTLMKLLLKFYEPTSGDIYFNHSNLKEISPKNLRKNCGVVMQDGYIFSDTIERNIATGEEIPDDDVLNFALKTANIKSFVDELPLGLNTKIGASGNGISGGQKQRILIARAVYKQPYFVFFDEATSALDAENEKVIHDHLQEFFKGKTVLIIAHRLSTVKNADQIIVLKKGEIVEQGNHQSLVEKKSDYFNLVKNQLELGA encoded by the coding sequence ATGAAATTTATTCCTCAACATGATAAAATGGACTGTGGTCCATCATGTTTAGCTATGATAACGGCTTATTATGGCAAAGCATATGGACTACAGTACTTACGTGACCATTGCTTTATTTCAAAGGAAGGTGTTTCTATTTTAAGCATGAACAATGCAGCATCTAAACTTGGGTTTAAAACTTTAGTAACACAACTTTCAATTGGGGATTTAAAAAATGAATTCTTACCATGTGTTATACATTGGAACCAAAATCACTTTGTCGTTCTCACCAAAATTTCGAAATATTTTTACAATAAAGAGAAAATTTACACAATTGCCGATCCCGCCCATGGGATCATTAAATTACCTGAAACCGAATTTAAAAAGGCCTGGCTGAAAAACTCTGATAAAGGCATCGTTTTGCTATTGGAGCCTACAGAAACTTTTTTCCAGAATAACAATATTAAAGATAAAAAAGTATCATTACAATATATTTATCAATACCTAAGCCCACATAAAAAACAATTTATCTGGCTTTCTTTTATCCTTCTTCTTGGAACACTAGCTACTCTGGCTTTTCCCATATTAACTCAGAAGCTAATTGATGACGGTGTCAACAAGAAAAACCTTAACATCATTACCTACATTCTTCTCGCTCAACTGGCATTTTTTCTTGGGAATATCATATTAGGAGTTTTCCGCAACTGGATTATGCTAAGCGTTGGAAGTAAATTAAATATTAAAATCATTTCCGAATTTCTTAAAAAACTGATGAGCCTTCCCATCAAATTTTTTGATACCAAATTCATGGGTGATTTCAATCAAAGAATACAGGATCACGAGCGGATAGAACTTTTTCTTACTTCTCAAAGTTTATCAACATTATTCTCAATGATTACCTTTTCGGTATTTTTTGTGGTTCTTTGGACGTATGATTTCAGAATTCTTGCTACCTATTTTGTATTAACCATAATATCAGTTATATGGTCCTTATATTGGTTAAAAAAAATAAAATCGTTAGATTATTTCAGATTTCGTGAAAAAAGTGAAAATCAGGAATCCATTTACGAAATCATTAATGGCATTTCTGAGATGAAACTTAATCAGTTCGAAGAGCACAAACGTAAAGAATGGGAAGAAATCCAACAAAAATTATTTAAAGTAAATATCAGAATTCTAAAACTTGATCAAATCCAGCTTTCCGGATTCGAATTCATCAATCAGCTAAAAAACATTATTGTTACTTTCCTCGCTGCCTCTTTTGTGGTGAAGGGACATATGACACTAGGGGCTTTACTGAGTGTATCATACATTATTGGACAAATGAATTCTCCGGTTAGCCAATTGATTAGTTTTTTTAAATCTTTACAGGACGCTAAACTAAGTTTATCGCGTTTAAATGAAGTTCAAAATCACCCGGAAGAAGAACAGGAAGACTTGCTTCCGTTAATGAATGAAAAATATACCACCCAAAACGGAATTGAAAAAGGAATTTATTTTAAGAATGTTTCTTTTCAATATGAGGGACCTCAATCACCGTTTGTTCTCAAGGATATTGATCTTTTTATTCCCCAAGGAAAAGTTACCGCTATTGTCGGAGCAAGTGGTAGTGGCAAAACAACATTAATGAAATTATTATTGAAGTTCTATGAACCGACCTCTGGTGATATTTATTTTAATCACTCTAATTTAAAAGAAATATCTCCAAAAAATTTAAGAAAAAACTGCGGAGTGGTTATGCAGGATGGATATATTTTTTCTGATACTATTGAAAGAAACATTGCAACAGGAGAAGAAATTCCAGATGACGATGTACTCAATTTCGCCCTTAAAACTGCGAATATTAAATCATTTGTAGATGAACTTCCTTTAGGACTAAACACAAAGATCGGAGCTTCAGGAAATGGAATTTCCGGTGGGCAAAAACAAAGGATACTGATTGCAAGAGCAGTTTATAAACAACCCTATTTTGTCTTCTTTGATGAGGCCACCTCAGCTCTGGACGCGGAAAACGAAAAGGTAATCCATGATCATTTACAGGAATTCTTTAAAGGCAAAACTGTTTTAATTATTGCACACAGGCTTTCAACCGTTAAAAATGCAGATCAGATCATTGTTTTGAAAAAGGGAGAGATCGTAGAACAAGGCAACCACCAATCATTGGTGGAAAAAAAATCTGATTATTTTAATCTGGTTAAAAACCAACTTGAACTGGGAGCATAA